Proteins from a genomic interval of Treponema succinifaciens DSM 2489:
- a CDS encoding NUDIX hydrolase yields MKTIQLKNDDYKGYVNNLRHACRGIIINNGNVLLCYESNEDKYIIPGGGQEENETLEQCCQRELLEETGMIVKTNPCYLEIEELFLDWRHINHYFVCEIIEDTGTFHLTENEKQAGYKTVWIPLDKAIEIFGNYETFHKTNIADYGLYRREFFALNELKKILKDEKSGQV; encoded by the coding sequence ATGAAAACAATTCAATTAAAAAATGATGATTACAAAGGCTATGTAAACAATCTTCGGCATGCTTGTCGCGGGATTATAATAAATAATGGAAATGTTTTGTTGTGTTATGAATCAAATGAAGACAAGTACATTATTCCGGGTGGTGGACAAGAAGAAAATGAAACTCTTGAACAATGTTGTCAAAGGGAACTTTTAGAAGAAACTGGGATGATTGTAAAAACAAATCCTTGTTATCTAGAAATTGAAGAGTTATTCTTAGATTGGAGACATATTAATCATTATTTTGTTTGTGAAATCATTGAAGATACAGGTACATTCCATCTTACAGAAAATGAAAAACAGGCTGGGTATAAGACAGTTTGGATTCCATTAGATAAGGCTATAGAAATATTTGGAAACTATGAGACTTTTCATAAAACCAACATTGCAGATTATGGGTTGTACAGAAGAGAATTTTTTGCATTAAACGAACTAAAAAAAATCTTAAAAGATGAAAAATCAGGTCAAGTCTGA
- a CDS encoding BrnT family toxin, with protein sequence MNKIIFEWDPVKAELNYTKHKVTFEEAKSVFYDENAILIADPDHSSMDEDRFIMLGLSSELHMLVVCHCYRENDRIRIISARKADTLEAAQYGGR encoded by the coding sequence ATGAATAAAATAATCTTTGAATGGGATCCCGTAAAAGCTGAATTGAATTATACGAAACACAAAGTAACTTTTGAGGAAGCAAAAAGTGTTTTTTATGATGAAAATGCAATCTTAATTGCGGATCCAGACCATTCAAGTATGGATGAAGACAGATTTATCATGCTTGGACTTAGTTCCGAGTTACATATGTTGGTTGTCTGTCATTGTTACAGAGAAAATGACAGAATTCGTATCATTTCGGCACGAAAAGCAGATACGCTTGAAGCCGCACAATATGGAGGAAGATAA